In the Diceros bicornis minor isolate mBicDic1 chromosome 22, mDicBic1.mat.cur, whole genome shotgun sequence genome, one interval contains:
- the CCL19 gene encoding C-C motif chemokine 19: MAPHAAALLALSLLTLSTSPALGGANDAEDCCLTVNQRPIPGNIVRAFRYLLIKDGCRVPAVVFTTLRGRQLCAPPDQPWVDRIIRRLQKNSVKSKRHSS, encoded by the exons ATGGCACCCCACGCAGCTGCACTACTGGCCCTCAGCCTGCTGACTCTCTCGACCTCCCCTG CTCTGGGTGGTGCTAACGACGCTGAAGATTGCTGCCTGACTGTGAACCAGCGCCCCATCCCTGGGAACATCGTGCGAGCCTTTCGCTACCTCCTCATCAAGGATGGCTGCAGAGTGCCCGCCGTTGT GTTCACCACGCTGAGAGGTCGCCAGCTCTGTGCACCCCCAGACCAGCCCTGGGTGGACCGCATCATCCGGAGACTGCAGAAGAACTCTGTAAAG agCAAGCGCCACAGCAGTTAG